From one Rhodamnia argentea isolate NSW1041297 chromosome 1, ASM2092103v1, whole genome shotgun sequence genomic stretch:
- the LOC115757242 gene encoding UDP-glycosyltransferase 74F2-like, with the protein MEPSNKPHRAHILALPYPAQGHMNPMFQFAKRLVSKGLKATLALTVHLAGSMHADLSSSICLDTISDGYDLGRSAQAESREAYHTSLWVVGSRTLAELIRKLDHSGQPLDAVVYDGFLSWALDVAKQCSKLGVVFFMQTCAVNDIYYHVQRGLLPLPLSGPSVEVPGLPPLEPSEMPSFIYKLGSYPAFYDMVVNQFTNVDDADFVLFDTFYELEKEVVDWMSANLWPLKTVGPTLPSLYLDNRLLDDAAYSINLFTPTTTSTVSAWLRRHPPHSVVYVSFGSMANLDRSQFSELAHGLALAGCPFLWIVRLSEQHKLPRDLMDSILSKEALILPWCNQLEVLASDAIGCFVTHCGLNSVVEAICFGVPMVAMPQWTDQMTNAKFVEDVWRVGVRARADEAGLVGREEVERRVRELVGGGERGREMAESARKWMAEAKAAIREGGSSHRNIDEFVKELMSRASIE; encoded by the exons atggaGCCTTCAAACAAACCACACCGAGCCCATATACTAGCCCTCCCTTACCCCGCCCAAGGCCACATGAACCCAATGTTCCAATTCGCCAAGCGCCTCGTCTCCAAAGGCCTCAAAGCCACCCTCGCCCTCACCGTCCACCTCGCCGGATCCATGCATGCTGACCTCTCCTCGTCCATCTGCCTCGACACCATCTCCGATGGCTACGACCTTGGCAGGTCCGCCCAGGCCGAGTCCCGTGAGGCCTACCATACTAGCCTCTGGGTCGTCGGGTCGAGAACCTTGGCCGAGCTGATCCGGAAGCTTGACCACTCCGGCCAACCCCTCGATGCGGTCGTCTATGACGGGTTCCTCTCGTGGGCGCTCGACGTGGCCAAGCAGTGCTCTAAGCTCGGAGTCGTGTTCTTCATGCAGACTTGCGCCGTGAACGACATATATTACCATGTTCAACGCGGCTTGCTTCCTCTTCCACTTTCGGGACCGAGTGTCGAGGTCCCGGGATTGCCACCTCTCGAGCCGTCGGAGATGCCGTCATTCATATATAAGTTGGGGTCATACCCTGCCTTTTACGATATGGTGGTGAACCAATTTACGAACGTGGATGATGCTGATTTTGTTCTCTTTGACACCTTCTATGAGTTAGAGAAAGAG GTGGTTGACTGGATGTCCGCCAACTTGTGGCCGCTTAAGACCGTCGGCCCCACCCTCCCCTCCCTCTACCTGGACAACCGCCTCCTCGACGACGCCGCCTACAGCATCAACCTCTTCACCCCGACCACCACCTCCACAGTCTCCGCCTGGCTCCGCCGCCACCCGCCCCACTCTGTGGTCTATGTCTCCTTCGGCAGCATGGCCAACCTCGACCGCTCCCAGTTCTCCGAGCTCGCCCATGGCCTCGCCCTCGCCGGTTGCCCCTTCCTCTGGATCGTCCGCCTGTCCGAGCAGCACAAGCTCCCTCGAGATCTCATGGACTCGATCCTCTCCAAGGAAGCCCTGATCCTCCCGTGGTGCAATCAGTTGGAGGTCCTCGCGAGCGACGCGATCGGATGCTTCGTCACGCACTGCGGGCTTAACTCAGTGGTCGAGGCGATCTGCTTTGGGGTCCCGATGGTGGCGATGCCACAGTGGACGGACCAGATGACGAACGCCAAGTTCGTGGAAGACGTGTGGAGGGTCGGGGTCAGGGCTAGAGCCGACGAGGCAGGGCTCGTTGGGAGGGAGGAGGTGGAGAGGCGCGTGAGGGAATTGgtgggaggaggagagagagggagggagatggCGGAGAGCGCAAGGAAGTGGATGGCAGAAGCGAAGGCCGCGATCAGGGAAGGCGGGAGCTCCCACAGGAACATCGACGAGTTTGTGAAGGAGCTCATGAGTCGTGCGTCGATAGAGTAG
- the LOC115757241 gene encoding UDP-glycosyltransferase 74F2-like, with product MESSNKPHRAHVLVLPYPAQGHINPMLQFSKRLVAKGLKATLALTVHLAGSMHANPSSPICLDTISDGHDLGGSAQAESHEAYQTSLRVVGSRTLAELIRKLDRSGQRLDAVVYDGFLPWALDVAKQCAKLGVVFFTQTCAVNDIYYHVQRGLLPLPLSGPSVEVPGLPPLKPSETPSFLYKLGTYPAFYDMVVNQFTNVDDADFVLFDTFYELEKEVVDWMSANLWPLKTIGPTLPSLYLDNRLPDDTAYGVNLFTLTTTSTVSSWLRRHPPRSVVYVSFGSMAGLDPSQFSELAHGLALAGCPFLWIVRSSEQHKLPRDLMDSIPSEEALILPWCNQLEVLASESIGCFVTHCGLNSVIEAICLGVPMVAMPQWTDQTTNAKFVEDVWRVGVRARADEAGLVGREEVERRVREVVGGGERGREMAESARMWMAAAKAAIGEGGSSDRNIDEFVKELMSRASTE from the exons atggagtcTTCAAACAAACCACACCGGGCTCATGTGCTAGTCCTCCCTTACCCCGCCCAAGGCCACATAAACCCTATGCTCCAATTCTCCAAGCGCCTCGTCGCCAAAGGCCTCAAAGCCACCCTCGCCCTCACTGTCCACCTCGCCGGGTCCATGCATGCCAACCCCTCCTCCCCCATCTGCCTCGACACCATCTCTGATGGCCACGACCTCGGCGGGTCCGCCCAGGCCGAGTCCCACGAGGCCTACCAGACTAGCCTCCGGGTCGTCGGGTCGAGGACCCTGGCCGAGTTGATCCGGAAGCTCGACCGCTCCGGCCAACGCCTCGACGCGGTCGTCTATGACGGGTTCCTCCCGTGGGCGCTCGATGTGGCCAAGCAGTGTGCTAAGCTCGGAGTCGTTTTCTTCACGCAGACCTGCGCGGTAAATGACATATATTATCATGTGCAGCGTGGGTTGCTTCCTCTTCCGCTTTCGGGACCAAGTGTCGAGGTCCCGGGGTTGCCGCCTCTTAAGCCGTCGGAGACTCCGTCATTCTTGTATAAGCTGGGGACATACCCTGCCTTTTACGATATGGTGGTGAACCAATTTACGAACGTGGATGATGCTGATTTTGTTCTCTTTGACACCTTCTATGAGCTAGAGAAAGAG GTGGTTGACTGGATGTCCGCCAACTTGTGGCCGCTTAAGACCATCGGCCCCACCCTCCCCTCCCTCTACCTGGACAACCGCCTCCCCGACGACACCGCCTACGGCGTCAACCTCTTCACCCtgaccaccacctccaccgtcTCTTCCTGGCTCCGCCGCCACCCGCCCCGCTCCGTGGTCTATGTCTCCTTCGGCAGCATGGCTGGCCTTGACCCCTCCCAGTTCTCCGAGCTCGCCCACGGCCTTGCCCTTGCTGGCTGCCCCTTCCTCTGGATTGTCCGATCGTCCGAGCAGCACAAGCTCCCTCGAGATCTCATGGACTCGATCCCCTCCGAGGAAGCCCTGATCCTCCCGTGGTGCAATCAGTTGGAGGTCCTTGCGAGTGAATCAATCGGATGCTTCGTCACACACTGTGGGCTCAACTCAGTGATCGAGGCGATCTGCTTGGGGGTCCCGATGGTGGCGATGCCGCAGTGGACGGACCAGACGACAAACGCCAAGTTCGTGGAGGACGTGTGGAGGGTCGGGGTCAGGGCTAGGGCCGACGAGGCAGGGCTCGTAGGGAGGGAGGAGGTGGAGAGGCGCGTGAGGGAGGTGGTGGGAGGCGGAGAGAGGGGCAGGGAGATGGCGGAGAGCGCAAGGATGTGGATGGCAGCAGCAAAGGCAGCGATCGGGGAAGGTGGGAGCTCCGACCGGAACATCGACGAGTTTGTGAAGGAGCTAATGAGTCGTGCGTCGACAGAGTAG